One genomic window of Misgurnus anguillicaudatus chromosome 12, ASM2758022v2, whole genome shotgun sequence includes the following:
- the LOC129447591 gene encoding E3 ubiquitin-protein ligase TRIM35-like, translating to MSSKCFSEEDFSCPVCCDIFTNPVVLSCSHSICKDCIERFWESKGSKDCPVCRRRSTGDPPLNLILKNLCETFLQDRSQSSSPVCHLHNEKLKLFCLDDQQPLCVVCRDSRTHSNHKCCPVSEAAIDNKEKLKTALKHLKVKLRIFEKFKQNLDETAEHIKIQAGRTEKQIHEEFEILHQLLHDEESVRITALRQEEEQKSHVMKEKIEKMSSEISSLSHTIRVIEEQMTAEDVLFLQDFKSTMKRVQCRTSDPEKISGMMINVAKHLGNLKFTVIQKMKENVEYIPVTLDPNTAHCSLLLSDDLSSVRYSKDAGLLPDNPERFDVSKCVLGSKSFNSGIHCWDVQVGDNTGWALGVMTESAERKNKILSSSGFCYVVYFSGKYAAVITKLKTSLHLSVKVKLERIRVELDCDRGKLSFFDPLTNTHIHTFTHTFTERVYPCFGVKCNISPLVILPVKSA from the exons ATGTCATCTAAATGTTTTTCTGAGGAGGATTTCTCTTGTCCAGTTTGCTGTGATATTTTTACAAATCCTGTTGTGTTGTCTTGCAGTCACAGTATCTGTAAAGACTGTATTGAGAGATTCTGGGAAAGTAAAGGATCTAAAGACTGTCCAGTTTGCAGAAGAAGATCAACAGGGGATCCTCCattaaatttgattttgaaGAACCTGTGTGAGACTTTCCTACAGGACAGAAGTCAGTCATCTTCACCAGTTTGTCATCTTCACAACGAGAAACTCAAACTCTTCTGTTTGGATGATCAACAACCGTTGTGTGTGGTGTGTCGAGACTCCAGAACTCATAGCAACCACAAATGCTGTCCCGTCAGTGAAGCTGCCATTGATAATAAG GAGAAACTCAAAACTGcattgaaacatttaaaagtgaaaCTGAGAATATTTGAGAAGTTTAAACAGAACTTGGATGAAACTGCAGAACATATAAAG ATTCAGGCTGGACGCACAGAGAAGCAGATTCATGAAGAGTTTGAGATACTTCACCAACTTCTACATGATGAAGAATCAGTCAGAATAACAGCACTGAGACAGGAAGAGGAGCAGAAGAGTCATGTGATGAAGGAGAAGATTGAGAAGATGAGCAGTGAGATTTCATCTCTTTCACACACAATCAGGGTCATAGAGGAGCAAATGACGGCTGAAGATGTTTTATTCTTACAG GACTTTAAGAGCACAATGAAGAG AGTTCAGTGTAGAACGTCAGATCCAGAGAAGATCTCAGGAATGATGATCAATGTAGCAAAACATCTCGGCAACCTGAAGTTTACTGTTATACAGAAGATGAAAGAGAATGTTGAATACA ttCCAGTGACTTTGGATCCAAACACTGCTCACTGTAGTCTCCTTCTGTCTGATGATCTGAGCAGTGTGCGATACAGTAAAGATGCAGGGCTGCTTCCTGATAATCCAGAGAGATTTGATGTCtctaagtgtgttttgggttCAAAGAGCTTTAATTCAGGGATTCACTGCTGGGATGTTCAGGTTGGAGACAACACAGGCTGGGCTCTGGGTGTGATGACAGAATCTGctgagagaaaaaataaaatcttatCCAGTAGTGGATTTTGTTATGTGGTGTATTTCTCAGGAAAATACGCTGCAGTCATTACAAAATTGAAAACATCTCTTCATCTCTCAGTGAAAGTGAAACTAGAAAGAATCAGAGTCGAGTTGGATTGTGACAGAGGAAAACTGTCATTCTTTGATCCTCTcactaacacacacatacacacttttacacacacatttactgaAAGAGTTTATCCATGCTTTGGTGTTAAGTGTAACATTTCTCCCCTGGTGATCCTACCAGTAAAATCTGCTTAA